The Xylocopa sonorina isolate GNS202 chromosome 5, iyXylSono1_principal, whole genome shotgun sequence genome segment AAATACTTCAACGTTTAATGTATCCGCTAAAATTTCTTCTGTTTCCTATAAAGCATAGATTACGTGTCAATTGTGGATAAGAGGATATTGATTAAGGAAAGGTTACCCCCTAGAATAATACTTGCTCTGTCCAGATCCGGGTGTACTAACGCCACATAATCATTGCATGCGATTACATTACCCAGGGCAGAAAGTCGTTCTTCTATTCTCTGTACTTTCACCTTGTCTGGCAGTGAATTTCGTATATGTTGCAATTCTGTATCTGTCGTCGTGTTTGGGACCAGCAGTCCATTTTTATTTCCTACAAAAATTTATTTCTCCGTCTGAATGTTCTATTTAACCGCGACCAACTGAGAATTGTATAGGGTTAATTTTCAAATTTGCGCTTACCAACACATAATCGACCAATTATACGACACCCCCCTACCGAGGCATGAATCACAGGAATGGTTTCAGCCAATTCTGCTTCAAACACGCTGTAATTAATGATATTTATCCGATTAAATAACTAATCGTGTCACGTTCGTAACGTGAAAACACCTTTCTAAGTTAAGGAATAAACAAATCACTCGTGAACGTTATTGCACACAATAGTGAAATCAGTGCTAACATAATAAGATAAGATCAACGTATACTGTTACCTGTAAAAGTTCTCGGAACCGCCAATTGCTACGAGGCAATAAGCATTTGTTAACTTGGAAAAAACACCCACTTCATTGTTATTTTCAAACTGTACACGTACCGCCATGATTGCAATGATGTAAATTTACATTAGAGTGCTGAATGTTGAATAAAAATCGAAAGAAAACTGAACAGTTGTTAAAACACGCACGCTAGCCTATCGGGCCGCACGTATTTCCTTCTACATCTATCGGTTGACACGAGGTTTATtttatgaatactaggtataggtTAAGGTAATACATAGGTGGGAAAAACGATGCTTCGGTTGTCGTCGACTGCCCTCTAGCGAACGAGTGCTAGAACTAATCGCTTTTCAAAATTCACCATAAAGTTTCACTTGAAAATCATTAATCACAGTATGTGGTACACGTGCATTTAATATATTGCCTTTTAAAGCAATTTCTACAGAAGTAACGTTGACAACATAATCTATTTACAATAACTTAAACGAAGTTAAAGAAACTTTAGATAGCTCGCAACTTAAACTCGTACAATTACATATCATTAGccagtatttagaattaacgaaGACGAATGATCTTTGCACAGTTCCTTTATTGAAAGTCTTTTTAATAATATTTCCAACAGTCAtgcgagaaagaaagagaaacgttcTCGAATAAATTGTACCGTTGCGCGAATCTTCGATATCTCGACAATGTGCTGATGCCAGTGCACAAGTCTCGtcgtat includes the following:
- the Eif6 gene encoding eukaryotic translation initiation factor 6; translated protein: MAVRVQFENNNEVGVFSKLTNAYCLVAIGGSENFYSVFEAELAETIPVIHASVGGCRIIGRLCVGNKNGLLVPNTTTDTELQHIRNSLPDKVKVQRIEERLSALGNVIACNDYVALVHPDLDRETEEILADTLNVEVFRQTVASNVLVGSYSVLSNQGGLVHPKTSIQDQDELSSLLQVPLVAGTVNRGSDVIAAGMVVNDWAAFCGMDTTSTELSVIESVFKLNEAAPAAITSTMRASLIESMS